Proteins encoded in a region of the Corynebacterium breve genome:
- a CDS encoding suppressor of fused domain protein produces MTGEEIAVWLSNIYGGAIELKDIEGVRIAFVTLGDDTRTATTCGFSQVDTGLALQDDKSTDVRCEIVIQSDSASDEELAAALIGLWGVLARAPGTIPAQPGTSVPNAVVQSPLAAVPEVTVKHAVLREPQIFDQGTPSLSEEGRITLLLEAVLLTDEEFGIVQTQGMDRVSTRLRRRATNLGDFRRDAD; encoded by the coding sequence TTGACCGGAGAGGAAATCGCAGTCTGGCTCTCCAACATCTATGGCGGAGCCATCGAACTCAAAGACATCGAAGGCGTAAGAATTGCTTTCGTGACGCTTGGCGACGACACCCGCACCGCAACCACCTGTGGGTTTTCCCAGGTGGACACCGGTCTGGCATTGCAAGACGACAAGTCAACGGATGTGCGGTGCGAGATCGTGATCCAGTCGGATTCCGCCAGTGACGAAGAGTTAGCTGCCGCCCTCATCGGCCTGTGGGGTGTTCTGGCGCGCGCGCCTGGAACTATCCCCGCACAACCAGGAACTTCCGTACCCAACGCCGTGGTTCAGTCTCCGCTGGCCGCGGTTCCAGAAGTGACCGTGAAGCATGCCGTGCTGCGCGAGCCACAAATCTTCGATCAAGGCACTCCCTCATTGTCCGAAGAGGGACGTATTACGTTGCTGCTTGAAGCAGTGCTGTTGACTGATGAAGAGTTCGGCATCGTACAAACTCAAGGCATGGATCGCGTGTCTACGCGCCTGCGCCGACGGGCCACCAACCTCGGGGACTTCCGCCGAGACGCGGACTAG
- a CDS encoding DNA polymerase III subunit gamma and tau, producing the protein MALYRKYRPASFAELVGQDQVTRPLSMALDTGRINHAYLFSGPRGCGKTSSARILARSLNCVEGPTSTPCGVCPSCVSLAPGGSGNLDVTELDAASHRGVDDMRELRDRAYYAPAESRYRVFIIDEAHMITNEGANALLKIVEEPPEHLIFIFATTEPEKIIGTIRSRTHHYPFRLLTPQAMRELLVRTVESEGVAVDENVYPLVIRAGGGSPRDTLSLLDQLLAGSGPAGLTYDEALPLLGVTDLSLIDDTVEALAAYDSAGAFKAVDNVIEAGHEPRRFAIDLLDRLRDLMIIQSVPDAFGQGLVDAPTDRAEILSAQAAKFTTGHLAHLASEVNDRISSLRGATSPRLLLEIMIAHLLVAPTAAPTISPGQPAEARNPAQPQPARGAGGAAAAAAAAAAAAASSKTVKTKSTPAPQRAPQPAPPKPAPAPAPEPAPEPQQEEQPAGKAEVVVDKHDDLLETVREQWTELRQYVGGRNKVAEIMLTEARVLGMEDNTIVLGHNTGALAQRINADRNNADIVAAMSEKLGTQVAVKCVIGTDPAAAGFSTQEKKPEVWNPAAEKPAAEPEPEPEPVPEPEPAANGWGAPASIPGQPAQPATPAAPQQAVKKPETAQSNDWLAAAQRATQLAAKKSKEARDEIPLPPEPMDDDPPPPDVDDAPAPAPAPQAPAPTQPAPPPEVPTQMPTQPAPVQPPSRDDEERAMVEQAQEEGSLDHRDATAVAMEMLQKELGAKPL; encoded by the coding sequence GTGGCTTTGTACCGGAAGTATCGTCCCGCATCCTTTGCGGAACTTGTAGGACAGGATCAAGTAACCAGGCCGTTAAGCATGGCGCTGGACACTGGTCGAATTAACCACGCCTACTTGTTCTCCGGTCCGCGCGGCTGTGGCAAGACCTCGTCCGCGCGCATCCTGGCTCGCTCGCTGAACTGCGTCGAAGGACCAACCTCCACCCCGTGTGGCGTGTGCCCCTCGTGTGTTTCACTCGCCCCAGGTGGGTCGGGAAATCTTGACGTCACCGAGCTGGATGCCGCCTCCCACCGTGGTGTCGATGACATGCGTGAGCTGCGTGATCGGGCCTACTATGCGCCCGCCGAGTCGCGCTACCGCGTCTTCATTATCGACGAGGCCCACATGATCACCAACGAGGGCGCCAACGCGCTGCTCAAGATCGTGGAGGAGCCACCTGAGCACCTCATATTCATCTTCGCGACCACCGAGCCAGAAAAGATCATCGGCACGATCCGTTCGCGTACCCACCATTACCCGTTCCGCCTGCTCACCCCGCAGGCGATGCGGGAACTCCTCGTCCGCACCGTCGAGTCAGAAGGCGTTGCCGTAGACGAAAACGTCTACCCGCTGGTCATCCGCGCGGGTGGAGGTTCTCCGCGCGATACCCTCTCCCTCCTTGATCAACTTCTGGCGGGCAGCGGCCCCGCTGGCCTGACCTATGACGAAGCACTCCCACTCCTCGGTGTGACCGACCTTTCGCTTATCGACGACACCGTCGAGGCCCTTGCTGCCTACGATTCCGCGGGTGCGTTCAAAGCCGTGGATAACGTCATCGAAGCAGGCCACGAGCCCCGCCGATTTGCGATCGACCTGCTTGACCGTCTCCGCGACCTCATGATCATCCAGTCAGTACCGGATGCATTCGGCCAAGGTCTTGTCGACGCCCCTACCGACCGCGCCGAAATTCTCTCCGCCCAGGCAGCCAAGTTCACCACTGGTCATCTAGCGCACCTTGCCAGCGAGGTCAATGACAGGATTTCCTCCCTGCGCGGTGCGACCAGCCCGCGCTTGCTCTTGGAAATCATGATCGCGCACCTTTTGGTTGCGCCGACGGCAGCGCCGACCATCTCGCCTGGGCAGCCCGCCGAGGCGCGCAATCCGGCTCAGCCACAACCTGCGCGTGGCGCTGGGGGAGCCGCTGCTGCTGCGGCGGCAGCCGCGGCCGCAGCAGCATCGTCGAAGACGGTAAAGACCAAGTCCACTCCGGCTCCTCAGCGTGCGCCACAGCCCGCGCCCCCGAAGCCAGCGCCGGCGCCTGCACCAGAGCCTGCACCAGAGCCTCAGCAGGAAGAACAGCCTGCTGGAAAGGCAGAGGTGGTCGTCGATAAGCACGACGATCTGCTAGAAACCGTGCGTGAGCAATGGACCGAGCTGCGCCAGTACGTCGGCGGGCGCAACAAAGTTGCCGAGATCATGCTCACCGAGGCTCGAGTGTTGGGAATGGAAGACAACACGATTGTTCTCGGCCACAATACCGGCGCGTTGGCGCAGCGCATCAACGCTGACCGCAACAATGCAGATATTGTCGCTGCGATGTCGGAGAAGCTCGGCACGCAAGTAGCGGTGAAGTGTGTCATCGGCACTGATCCTGCGGCGGCCGGTTTCAGCACGCAGGAGAAAAAACCCGAGGTGTGGAACCCCGCAGCGGAGAAGCCAGCCGCGGAGCCCGAGCCTGAACCTGAGCCCGTCCCGGAACCTGAACCGGCCGCCAATGGCTGGGGAGCGCCCGCGAGTATTCCGGGCCAGCCTGCACAACCGGCCACCCCTGCGGCCCCACAGCAAGCGGTAAAGAAACCGGAAACTGCTCAGTCGAATGATTGGCTTGCTGCGGCCCAGCGCGCTACGCAGTTGGCGGCGAAAAAGTCCAAGGAAGCTCGCGACGAGATTCCGCTTCCGCCCGAGCCGATGGACGATGATCCGCCACCACCGGACGTCGATGATGCACCAGCACCAGCACCAGCTCCACAAGCACCAGCGCCGACACAGCCCGCACCTCCGCCAGAAGTGCCGACGCAAATGCCAACGCAGCCGGCCCCTGTTCAGCCGCCGTCACGTGACGACGAAGAGCGCGCCATGGTCGAGCAGGCTCAAGAGGAAGGATCCTTGGATCACCGCGACGCGACTGCAGTGGCCATGGAGATGCTGCAAAAGGAATTGGGCGCGAAACCGCTTTAA
- a CDS encoding YbaB/EbfC family nucleoid-associated protein: MTQPDMNELIRQAAEVQAQLQQAQEELLAATVTGTAGGGLVTVTMTGGAEMTDVEIKREAVDPEDVETLQDLILAAYRDAHTQASQLAQDKIGPMTGGMGGDSPFGGLMG; encoded by the coding sequence ATGACTCAGCCAGATATGAACGAACTGATTCGCCAGGCAGCAGAAGTCCAGGCTCAGCTTCAGCAGGCACAGGAAGAATTGCTGGCGGCGACCGTTACCGGCACCGCTGGAGGCGGTTTGGTTACCGTCACCATGACCGGTGGCGCAGAAATGACCGACGTTGAGATCAAGAGGGAAGCCGTCGACCCTGAAGATGTTGAGACCCTCCAGGACCTGATCCTCGCTGCATACCGCGACGCTCACACCCAGGCGAGCCAGCTTGCTCAGGACAAGATCGGACCGATGACCGGCGGCATGGGCGGCGACAGCCCATTCGGCGGCCTGATGGGCTAA
- a CDS encoding GTP-binding protein, with protein MIPVTVLSGFLGSGRTTLLNNLLANRAGRKLAVIVNDFSEVNIDAALVAGEGHLERGEDRFVELSNGCICCTLREDLVDSVSKLAASGKYDQIVIESTGISEPMPVAATFEWRFEDGTSLNDIARIDTMVSLVDASTFLTYLGQNTRLTDRSMEATPDDQRAVADLLVDQVEFADLILITKSDIAGSAVTERVIAAVRAMNPRARVVRVINGEIDPKLVLDASLYDEETAATYNGYAEELANPHTPETEEYGISSVVFRSDRPFHRERLLTALRASRGLVRSKGYCWIDTDVRVIHAWQQAGPNLQITPAALWAQNPQLTPGSEVVLIGVDFDADATLAAFHDAVLTDEEAAALVE; from the coding sequence ATGATTCCCGTTACCGTCCTCTCCGGGTTCCTCGGATCCGGCAGAACCACACTCCTCAACAACCTCTTAGCCAATCGAGCTGGCCGCAAACTCGCCGTCATTGTCAACGACTTCTCCGAGGTCAACATCGACGCAGCCCTCGTCGCCGGCGAAGGCCACCTCGAACGCGGCGAAGACCGCTTCGTGGAACTATCCAACGGCTGCATCTGCTGCACACTGCGCGAAGACTTGGTCGACAGCGTGTCCAAACTCGCCGCCTCCGGCAAGTACGACCAGATCGTCATCGAATCCACCGGCATCTCTGAGCCGATGCCCGTGGCCGCCACCTTCGAATGGCGCTTCGAGGACGGCACAAGCCTCAACGACATCGCGCGCATCGACACCATGGTCAGCTTGGTCGACGCCTCCACCTTCCTGACCTACCTCGGCCAAAACACCCGGCTCACCGACCGCTCCATGGAAGCCACCCCCGATGACCAGCGCGCCGTCGCCGACCTTTTGGTCGATCAAGTCGAATTCGCCGACCTCATCCTCATCACCAAATCTGACATCGCTGGCTCGGCCGTCACCGAGCGCGTCATCGCCGCCGTGCGCGCCATGAATCCACGCGCCCGCGTCGTCCGCGTCATCAACGGCGAGATCGACCCCAAGCTCGTCCTCGATGCATCGCTTTACGACGAAGAAACAGCCGCAACCTACAACGGATACGCCGAAGAGCTGGCCAACCCGCACACCCCAGAAACTGAGGAGTACGGAATCTCGTCGGTGGTGTTTCGTTCCGATCGCCCCTTCCATCGCGAACGCCTTCTCACTGCCCTGCGCGCCAGTCGTGGACTCGTCCGCTCGAAGGGCTATTGCTGGATCGACACCGATGTGCGTGTCATCCACGCCTGGCAGCAGGCTGGCCCGAACCTCCAGATCACTCCAGCCGCCTTGTGGGCACAAAACCCGCAGCTCACGCCTGGGTCTGAGGTCGTGCTCATCGGCGTAGATTTCGACGCCGATGCCACTCTCGCCGCCTTCCACGACGCCGTACTTACCGACGAGGAAGCAGCCGCCTTGGTCGAATAA
- the recR gene encoding recombination mediator RecR, whose amino-acid sequence MFEGPLQDLIDEFSRLPGIGPKSAQRIAFYLLKADPEDIDRLCSALGAVRDGVSFCRICNNVSREEVCRVCADSGRDKTTICVVEDAKDIQVIERTGEYSGRYHVLGGALDPLANVGPKDLAISSLLQRIGGVLPDLDGEKAPEVAEVILATDPDTEGEATSSYLARLLKDFPELVVSRLASGMPLGGDLEFVDELTLSRALSGRLTL is encoded by the coding sequence ATGTTTGAAGGGCCGCTCCAAGATCTGATCGACGAATTTTCGCGCCTCCCCGGAATCGGCCCGAAAAGTGCGCAACGCATCGCCTTCTACCTCCTGAAAGCCGACCCGGAAGACATCGACCGCCTGTGCTCAGCACTCGGCGCGGTGCGCGACGGGGTGTCTTTCTGCAGAATATGCAACAACGTCTCACGCGAGGAAGTGTGCCGTGTATGTGCGGACTCGGGTCGTGACAAAACCACCATCTGCGTGGTGGAAGATGCGAAAGACATCCAGGTTATCGAGCGCACCGGTGAGTACTCGGGCCGCTATCACGTGTTGGGTGGCGCGCTGGATCCGCTGGCCAACGTCGGTCCGAAGGATTTGGCGATCTCGTCGCTACTGCAGCGCATCGGCGGAGTGCTGCCGGACCTCGACGGGGAGAAAGCCCCAGAGGTTGCCGAAGTGATTTTGGCAACCGACCCAGACACCGAGGGTGAAGCAACCTCGTCCTACCTCGCGCGCCTGCTCAAGGACTTTCCAGAGCTGGTTGTGTCACGACTGGCATCCGGCATGCCCCTGGGAGGCGACCTTGAATTCGTCGACGAGCTTACGCTGTCGCGAGCTCTCTCCGGCCGCCTGACCCTGTAG
- a CDS encoding type 1 glutamine amidotransferase produces the protein MPDVLQIGLVLPDVLGTYGDDGNALVLRQRARMRDIKAEIVRINLGDPIPTSLDVYCVGGGEDSAQILAAERLNADKGLVRAAVAGHPIFAVCAGMQVLGESFHASGKLVDGVGLIDATTSPMQTRAIGEVTSHPTHAGITAELTEPLTGFENHMGGTVLGPGAEPLGKLTRGVGNADVAATMDLSDGSRQRMAEGAVQGNVIATYMHGPALARNPQLADLLLARAMGTALQDLEPLELAEVDRLRLERLR, from the coding sequence GTGCCTGACGTATTGCAGATCGGCTTGGTACTCCCCGATGTACTGGGAACCTACGGCGACGATGGAAACGCCCTTGTCCTGCGCCAACGCGCGCGCATGCGTGACATCAAAGCCGAAATCGTCCGCATCAATTTGGGTGATCCGATCCCGACCAGCCTCGATGTATACTGCGTCGGCGGCGGTGAGGACTCCGCCCAAATCCTCGCCGCAGAGCGCCTCAACGCCGACAAGGGTCTGGTTCGCGCAGCTGTGGCGGGTCACCCGATTTTCGCCGTCTGTGCCGGCATGCAAGTGCTGGGCGAATCCTTCCACGCTTCCGGCAAGCTCGTTGACGGCGTCGGGCTTATCGACGCCACCACGTCGCCCATGCAAACCCGTGCCATCGGCGAGGTCACTTCCCACCCAACACACGCAGGCATTACTGCCGAGCTCACCGAGCCACTGACCGGTTTTGAGAACCACATGGGTGGCACCGTTCTTGGTCCGGGCGCAGAGCCACTGGGCAAGCTCACTCGTGGCGTGGGCAATGCAGATGTCGCTGCCACGATGGATTTGTCGGATGGCTCGCGTCAGCGCATGGCCGAAGGCGCGGTGCAGGGAAACGTGATCGCTACCTACATGCACGGCCCAGCGCTCGCGCGTAACCCGCAGCTTGCAGATCTGCTCCTCGCACGCGCGATGGGCACTGCCCTGCAGGATCTTGAGCCACTTGAGCTGGCAGAGGTAGATCGTCTTCGCCTAGAGCGTTTGCGCTAG
- a CDS encoding Mur ligase family protein — MSSEPKGRLANLRTRAAITAAKLATTASRATGRGAGGMIGGLIAGAIDPHIMGKLARERPAVLVTGTNGKSTTTRMLAAAMGTTFDIATNDGGDNMDAGIISALMAGKDATHIVLEVDELHVPAVAERLRPQALVLLNLSRDQLDRVGEINKIERALRQAVTDNPDMTVIANCDDVLMTSVAYDAPNVIWVSAGAGWLGDSVTNPRGGGHVIRTPDDWYAVSPLPDGREFRRPQPDWAVTPEGLRTSSGELVDLNLTLPGNANRGNAAQAIAAAVEAFNVPLDKAIASAEAVDSVAGRYSTLKLGEREIHFLLAKNPAGWQEALSMVDRDADGLVIAVNGQVADGEDLSWLWDVQFENFEDVSVKASGERATDLAVRLLYADIDHELVHDPIKAIRSCPPGRIEVLANYTAFRDLKKALTKEEDYSA, encoded by the coding sequence ATGAGCTCTGAACCCAAGGGACGGCTAGCGAATCTGCGCACACGCGCCGCGATTACCGCTGCCAAACTAGCGACCACTGCCTCGCGCGCCACAGGCCGAGGCGCCGGAGGAATGATCGGTGGCCTCATCGCAGGTGCCATCGATCCTCACATTATGGGAAAGTTGGCTCGCGAACGCCCCGCAGTCCTTGTCACAGGAACTAACGGTAAGTCGACCACTACGCGCATGCTTGCTGCGGCGATGGGCACCACATTTGATATCGCTACAAATGACGGTGGCGATAACATGGATGCTGGCATCATCTCGGCCCTTATGGCTGGGAAAGACGCTACGCATATTGTGCTTGAGGTCGATGAACTGCATGTGCCAGCTGTCGCCGAACGACTCCGCCCGCAAGCGCTTGTCTTGCTCAACTTGTCTCGTGATCAGCTGGATCGCGTGGGCGAGATCAACAAGATCGAACGCGCGCTGCGCCAGGCGGTGACCGACAACCCAGACATGACGGTGATCGCTAACTGCGACGATGTCTTGATGACGTCCGTGGCTTATGACGCCCCCAACGTGATCTGGGTGTCCGCTGGCGCAGGCTGGCTTGGCGATTCGGTGACCAACCCCCGCGGCGGCGGACACGTCATCCGCACCCCCGACGATTGGTACGCGGTGAGCCCGCTGCCGGATGGCCGCGAGTTCCGTCGCCCCCAGCCGGATTGGGCGGTCACCCCCGAGGGGCTGCGCACTTCCTCCGGCGAGCTGGTCGATCTCAATCTCACGCTGCCAGGCAACGCCAACCGTGGCAACGCGGCACAGGCAATCGCCGCTGCGGTGGAGGCTTTCAACGTCCCGCTTGACAAAGCGATCGCTTCTGCCGAAGCAGTTGATTCCGTCGCAGGCCGCTACTCCACCCTGAAACTGGGCGAGCGCGAGATCCACTTCCTTCTGGCGAAGAACCCGGCTGGCTGGCAAGAAGCACTCTCCATGGTGGATCGTGATGCTGACGGCCTTGTCATCGCCGTGAACGGTCAAGTGGCCGACGGCGAGGACCTCTCCTGGCTATGGGATGTTCAGTTTGAGAACTTCGAGGACGTTTCCGTGAAGGCTTCCGGCGAGCGAGCAACCGACTTGGCTGTGCGCCTGCTCTACGCGGACATCGATCACGAACTGGTCCATGACCCCATCAAGGCCATTCGCTCCTGCCCTCCCGGCCGCATCGAAGTACTGGCCAACTACACAGCTTTCCGTGACCTGAAGAAGGCCCTGACTAAGGAAGAGGACTACAGTGCCTGA
- a CDS encoding exonuclease domain-containing protein: MTTTQEQSHPYVAVHVQATGIHPSTARLLTIYAITFNEEGDIGEEFHTIVNPASNPGPRHMHGLEPADFEQAQRFSRHLRTLDKLIDDRTLIVHDAPMVWGFLVSESRRAMNAAARANRSRNRSRGRRRQRVGHVPRPAAIVDTVASARRQANYLPDTRLNSVALALGLEAPSPVASVERARADERDLSRASAMLLFELYKTLEAKGEVVSLAPETLKPDRFGLQRSAFRVSAQKAEPQGANPGVYVADQGLKPGMEFVVTEDVESDPDELIRQGIDAGLTFSEKVTRTASLVVTNATHDLRGKAMHADRKDIPLVSDKDFLAALASMN; encoded by the coding sequence ATGACAACCACGCAGGAACAATCGCACCCATACGTCGCGGTGCACGTGCAAGCTACAGGGATTCATCCCAGCACAGCTCGCCTGCTGACGATCTACGCCATCACCTTCAACGAGGAAGGTGACATCGGCGAGGAATTCCACACGATTGTAAATCCTGCGTCCAATCCCGGCCCGCGCCACATGCACGGCCTTGAGCCCGCTGATTTCGAGCAGGCGCAGCGTTTCTCCCGTCATCTTCGAACGCTGGACAAGCTTATCGACGACCGCACCCTCATCGTCCATGATGCCCCCATGGTGTGGGGATTCCTGGTGTCTGAATCCCGCCGAGCGATGAACGCCGCTGCTCGGGCGAACCGCTCGCGCAACCGGAGCAGGGGTCGTCGTCGCCAGCGTGTAGGACACGTGCCTCGCCCTGCAGCGATCGTGGATACCGTGGCAAGCGCTCGTCGACAAGCGAACTACCTGCCTGACACGAGGTTGAACTCTGTGGCTCTCGCACTCGGCTTGGAAGCGCCTTCTCCGGTGGCCTCGGTCGAGCGTGCACGCGCAGATGAGAGGGATTTGTCGCGAGCTTCGGCGATGCTTTTGTTCGAGCTCTACAAGACTTTGGAAGCCAAGGGCGAGGTTGTCAGCCTCGCGCCGGAGACGCTGAAGCCAGACCGCTTCGGGTTGCAGCGCTCGGCTTTTCGCGTCAGCGCGCAGAAGGCGGAGCCACAGGGCGCAAATCCTGGGGTGTACGTGGCGGATCAAGGCTTAAAGCCCGGCATGGAATTTGTGGTCACTGAGGATGTAGAAAGCGACCCGGATGAGTTGATTCGGCAAGGTATTGATGCTGGTCTGACGTTTTCCGAGAAGGTCACGCGCACTGCCTCGCTCGTGGTGACAAACGCTACTCATGACCTTCGCGGCAAGGCGATGCACGCGGACCGAAAGGACATCCCGCTGGTCAGCGATAAGGATTTCCTGGCAGCACTAGCCAGCATGAACTAA
- a CDS encoding MerR family transcriptional regulator — protein MRIAELSKRSGIGVSTIKFYLREKLLPAGERTQTNQALYGDRHLVRLQLIRALSEVGRLTLAEIGQILAVLDRQETPVAALTQLRGITTPESKIPVQRDRAEAALNALVRRSGKNIDLSSPAFAAAVEALSDLAIIDGGEPTEEQLDAYFEAVGRVVDTDEAFGLQRVSDEMGDIATENAHFRILIGSMRRDQLLSALAVLEAQGRQQDAAS, from the coding sequence GTGCGTATTGCAGAATTAAGTAAACGTTCAGGCATTGGTGTATCCACCATCAAATTCTACCTCCGAGAAAAACTCCTACCCGCAGGCGAGCGAACCCAGACTAACCAGGCATTATATGGCGATCGGCACCTGGTTCGACTGCAGCTAATCCGCGCGCTTTCCGAGGTCGGGCGACTCACCCTAGCTGAGATTGGGCAGATTCTTGCTGTGTTGGACAGGCAAGAAACACCAGTCGCAGCGCTGACACAGCTACGCGGAATCACTACTCCCGAAAGCAAAATCCCTGTACAGCGCGATCGCGCAGAAGCGGCACTCAACGCTCTAGTACGCCGATCTGGAAAGAACATTGACCTCAGTTCACCGGCCTTTGCCGCTGCGGTCGAGGCATTGAGCGATCTAGCGATCATCGACGGCGGAGAGCCCACCGAAGAGCAGCTCGATGCCTATTTCGAAGCTGTGGGGCGTGTTGTTGACACGGATGAAGCATTCGGGCTGCAGCGTGTCAGCGATGAAATGGGCGATATTGCAACTGAAAACGCCCACTTCCGCATCCTAATCGGCTCCATGCGCCGTGATCAGCTGTTGTCGGCCCTGGCCGTGCTCGAGGCACAAGGCCGACAACAGGATGCCGCTTCCTAA
- the leuA gene encoding 2-isopropylmalate synthase has translation MTPSDSFISAPNEIRTPAGLRNEGQPEWNKQRGSHMPVDRYLAFAQEVEDVQLPDRTWPDKKITVAPQWCAVDLRDGNQALIDPMSPERKRRMFNLLVQMGYKEIEVGFPSASQTDFDFVREIIETDMIPEDVTIQVLVQAREHLIRRTFEACEGAPNVIVHFYNSTSKLQREVVFQKDRPAIKKLATDAAELIKTIATDYPNTNWRWEYSPESFTGTELDFALEVCDAVVDVMEATPEHPMIINLPSTVEMITPNIYADQIEWMHRNFKKRDSIILSLHPHNDRGEGVAAAELGYLAGADRIEGCLFGNGERTGNVDLVTLGLNMLTQGVDPQIDFSDINKIRETVEYCNQLRVPERHPYGGDLVFTAFSGSHQDAVNKGLDALASKVRPGANSTEVTWEELRETVWEVPYLPIDPKDVGRDYEAVIRVNSQSGKGGVAYIMKTDHGINMPKAMQTEFSGVVQAITDAEGGEVNSKNMWDVFAGEYLDLDEPLELLSLRVKNAETDDEDAQVSADIRYNGEQRTIEGKGNGPIAAFANALEQVGIDVEVQNYSQQSRTAGDDADAACYIYADVNGAQAWGVGIAGSTTRASMKALTSAINRGVKVQVSRGL, from the coding sequence ATGACTCCTTCTGACTCTTTCATTTCCGCTCCGAATGAGATTCGTACCCCTGCCGGCCTTCGCAATGAGGGCCAGCCAGAGTGGAATAAGCAACGTGGCTCACACATGCCAGTCGATCGTTACTTGGCATTTGCGCAGGAAGTAGAAGATGTCCAGCTGCCAGACCGCACTTGGCCGGACAAAAAGATCACAGTAGCGCCGCAATGGTGCGCGGTTGACCTGCGGGACGGTAACCAAGCGTTGATCGACCCGATGAGTCCGGAGCGCAAGCGCCGCATGTTCAATCTGCTGGTTCAGATGGGCTACAAGGAAATCGAAGTCGGCTTCCCATCGGCTTCCCAAACTGACTTCGACTTCGTCCGCGAGATCATCGAGACCGATATGATCCCGGAGGATGTCACCATCCAGGTGCTGGTACAGGCTCGTGAGCACCTGATTCGCCGTACGTTCGAGGCCTGTGAGGGCGCCCCGAACGTCATCGTTCACTTCTACAACTCCACCTCCAAGCTGCAGCGTGAGGTCGTGTTCCAGAAGGATCGCCCAGCAATTAAGAAGCTTGCTACTGATGCCGCTGAGCTGATCAAGACCATTGCAACTGACTACCCGAACACTAACTGGCGCTGGGAGTACTCCCCCGAGTCATTTACCGGAACTGAGCTGGACTTCGCTCTTGAGGTTTGCGATGCGGTAGTAGATGTCATGGAAGCCACACCCGAGCACCCCATGATTATCAATCTGCCTTCTACGGTGGAGATGATTACGCCGAATATTTATGCCGACCAGATCGAATGGATGCACCGCAACTTTAAAAAGCGCGATTCCATCATCCTTTCCTTGCACCCACACAACGACCGCGGCGAAGGTGTTGCGGCGGCAGAGCTGGGCTACCTAGCTGGCGCCGACCGCATCGAAGGGTGCCTGTTCGGCAACGGCGAACGCACCGGCAACGTGGACTTGGTCACACTCGGTCTGAACATGCTCACCCAAGGAGTGGACCCGCAGATCGATTTCTCGGACATCAACAAGATCCGCGAAACCGTCGAGTACTGCAACCAGCTGCGCGTTCCTGAGCGCCACCCATACGGCGGTGACCTGGTCTTCACCGCGTTCTCCGGTTCCCACCAGGATGCGGTAAACAAGGGCTTGGACGCTCTGGCTTCCAAGGTGCGCCCAGGCGCGAACTCCACCGAAGTGACGTGGGAAGAGCTGCGCGAGACGGTCTGGGAGGTTCCTTACCTGCCGATCGATCCGAAGGATGTGGGTCGCGATTACGAGGCAGTAATCCGCGTGAACTCCCAGTCTGGCAAGGGTGGCGTGGCATACATCATGAAAACCGACCACGGCATCAACATGCCAAAGGCCATGCAGACCGAGTTCTCCGGGGTTGTCCAGGCCATCACCGACGCCGAAGGTGGCGAGGTTAACTCCAAGAATATGTGGGACGTTTTCGCCGGCGAATACCTCGATTTGGACGAGCCACTGGAACTGCTTTCGCTGCGAGTGAAGAACGCGGAGACTGACGACGAAGATGCGCAGGTTTCGGCAGACATCCGCTACAACGGCGAACAGCGCACCATCGAAGGAAAAGGCAATGGCCCGATCGCGGCTTTCGCCAATGCGTTGGAGCAGGTAGGCATAGACGTTGAAGTGCAGAACTACTCTCAGCAGTCCCGCACCGCTGGCGACGATGCAGACGCAGCCTGCTACATCTACGCGGATGTGAATGGCGCACAGGCGTGGGGTGTAGGTATTGCAGGTTCCACCACACGCGCGTCTATGAAAGCGCTGACATCCGCAATCAATCGCGGCGTGAAGGTGCAGGTCTCCCGTGGCCTCTAA